The Rhodoferax sediminis genome has a segment encoding these proteins:
- a CDS encoding GNAT family N-acetyltransferase yields the protein MPPTSCLIRPSRSDDVAATTAIYTHHVLHGTGTFEIDPPTEADMTARRADVLARGLPYLVAEQAGQVIGFAYCNWFKPRPAYRFSAEDSIYLAPGSHGQGLGRALLAELAAQAESAGVRKLIAVIGDSANAGSIGVHRSAGFAHVGVIKSCGWKFDHWLDVVLMEKALGVGDSRPPDEQENQTRHNPAL from the coding sequence ATGCCTCCCACCTCCTGCCTGATCCGCCCCAGCCGCAGCGACGATGTCGCCGCCACCACGGCCATTTACACCCATCACGTGCTGCACGGCACCGGCACCTTCGAGATCGACCCGCCCACCGAGGCCGACATGACCGCCCGACGCGCCGATGTGCTGGCCAGGGGCCTGCCCTACCTGGTGGCGGAGCAAGCGGGCCAGGTCATTGGCTTCGCCTATTGCAACTGGTTCAAGCCGCGCCCCGCCTACCGCTTCTCGGCCGAGGACTCGATCTACCTGGCCCCCGGCAGTCACGGCCAGGGGCTCGGCCGCGCCCTGCTGGCGGAACTGGCAGCGCAGGCAGAAAGCGCGGGCGTGCGCAAGCTGATTGCCGTGATTGGCGACTCGGCCAATGCGGGCTCCATCGGCGTGCATCGCTCTGCGGGCTTCGCGCACGTCGGTGTGATCAAGTCGTGCGGCTGGAAGTTCGACCACTGGCTCGATGTCGTCCTGATGGAAAAGGCGCTGGGTGTGGGGGATTCCCGGCCACCCGACGAGCAGGAAAATCAGACCCGCCATAATCCCGCCCTATGA
- the rpsP gene encoding 30S ribosomal protein S16, which yields MVVIRLSRGGSKARPFFNIVVADKRTRRDGSFIERIGFYNPIAKDHEESIRIAQDRLTYWTGVGAQASPTVDRLVNQAAKKAA from the coding sequence ATGGTTGTCATTCGTCTTTCACGCGGCGGCTCCAAAGCCCGCCCGTTTTTCAACATCGTCGTGGCCGACAAGCGCACGCGCCGCGATGGCAGCTTCATCGAGCGTATCGGTTTTTATAACCCGATCGCCAAAGACCACGAGGAAAGCATCCGCATTGCGCAGGATCGCCTGACCTACTGGACGGGCGTGGGCGCGCAGGCTTCTCCCACGGTGGATCGCCTGGTCAACCAGGCCGCCAAGAAGGCCGCGTAA
- the rimM gene encoding ribosome maturation factor RimM (Essential for efficient processing of 16S rRNA), with product MLPGLEPAELPADAIEVGRILDAWGIKGWFKVLPHSASPEALFSSKRWYLLPSEKVAKTFTGTALLRVREAKEHSGTIVASAREVDDREGAEALKGARIFVPRSSFPTANKDEYYWVDLIGLDVLNREGVALGQVTELLSTGAQTVLVIGYTQDGKAQERMVPFVSAYVDNVDLPARRITVDWQPDY from the coding sequence ATGCTGCCCGGCCTGGAACCCGCTGAATTACCAGCGGACGCCATCGAAGTCGGGCGCATCCTGGACGCCTGGGGCATCAAGGGCTGGTTCAAGGTCCTGCCCCACAGCGCTTCGCCCGAGGCGCTTTTTTCTTCCAAACGCTGGTACCTGCTGCCCTCCGAGAAAGTTGCGAAAACCTTTACCGGTACCGCCTTGCTGCGCGTGCGCGAGGCCAAGGAGCACTCTGGCACCATCGTGGCCAGCGCCAGGGAAGTCGACGACCGCGAGGGCGCCGAGGCGCTCAAGGGGGCGCGCATCTTCGTGCCGCGCTCGAGTTTTCCCACCGCCAACAAAGACGAGTACTATTGGGTCGACCTGATTGGCCTGGACGTGCTCAACCGCGAAGGCGTGGCGCTGGGGCAGGTGACGGAGCTGCTCTCCACCGGCGCGCAGACCGTGCTGGTGATCGGCTACACGCAGGACGGCAAGGCACAAGAACGGATGGTGCCGTTCGTGTCGGCCTACGTCGATAACGTGGATCTGCCGGCGCGGCGCATCACCGTCGACTGGCAGCCGGATTACTAA
- the trmD gene encoding tRNA (guanosine(37)-N1)-methyltransferase TrmD, which yields MRFDVITLFPELFAPFVASGVTRRAYESGQIELRLWSPRDFAEGNYRRVDDRPFGGGPGMVMLAQPLAQCLQAIRAERGAAAPVVLFSPVGPPLDHAGVARWSTSTGAVLVCGRYEGIDQRFIDAHVDVQISLGDFVLSGGEIAAIALLDAVARLQPGVLHDEGSHQFDSFNPELDGLLDCPHYTRPEEWAGRKVPQALMSGHHGQIERWRRDRRLEITARQRPDLIEAARAAGRLDLRDEAFLAGTP from the coding sequence ATGCGCTTCGATGTCATCACGCTGTTTCCCGAGCTGTTTGCGCCTTTCGTGGCCAGCGGTGTGACGCGCCGCGCCTACGAATCCGGACAGATCGAACTGCGGTTGTGGAGTCCGCGCGATTTCGCCGAGGGCAACTACCGCCGCGTGGACGACCGCCCGTTTGGCGGCGGCCCCGGCATGGTGATGCTGGCGCAGCCGCTGGCGCAGTGCCTGCAGGCGATCCGGGCCGAGCGCGGCGCTGCCGCCCCGGTGGTGCTGTTCTCGCCCGTGGGGCCGCCACTCGATCACGCGGGCGTGGCGCGCTGGTCCACCAGCACCGGCGCGGTGCTGGTGTGCGGACGCTACGAGGGCATCGACCAGCGCTTCATCGACGCGCATGTGGATGTGCAGATCAGCCTGGGCGACTTTGTGCTGTCGGGCGGCGAGATCGCGGCCATCGCGCTGCTGGACGCCGTGGCGCGGCTGCAGCCCGGCGTGCTCCACGACGAGGGCAGCCACCAGTTCGACAGCTTCAACCCCGAACTCGACGGCCTGCTCGATTGCCCCCACTACACGCGGCCCGAAGAGTGGGCGGGCCGCAAGGTGCCACAGGCGCTGATGTCGGGCCACCATGGACAGATCGAGCGCTGGCGGCGCGACCGGCGCCTTGAAATCACCGCCCGGCAGCGCCCGGACCTGATCGAGGCGGCCCGCGCCGCGGGGCGGCTGGACCTGCGGGATGAAGCCTTTCTGGCGGGGACGCCTTAG
- the rplS gene encoding 50S ribosomal protein L19 has translation MNLIETLEQEEIARLGKKIPAFSPGDTVIVSVKVVEGTRKRVQAYEGVVIAKRNRGLNSGFTVRKISSGEGVERTFQTYSPLIAGIEVKRRGDVRRAKLYYLRERSGKSARIKEKLPSRAKAAAAAAV, from the coding sequence ATGAACCTGATTGAAACTCTAGAGCAGGAAGAGATTGCCCGTCTGGGCAAGAAGATCCCCGCATTTTCCCCCGGCGACACGGTCATCGTGAGCGTCAAAGTGGTCGAAGGCACCCGCAAGCGTGTGCAGGCCTATGAAGGCGTGGTGATCGCCAAGCGCAATCGCGGCCTGAACAGCGGCTTCACGGTGCGCAAGATCTCCAGCGGCGAAGGCGTCGAGCGCACCTTCCAGACCTACAGCCCCCTGATTGCCGGTATCGAAGTCAAGCGCCGCGGCGACGTGCGCCGCGCCAAGCTGTACTACCTGCGCGAACGCAGCGGCAAGTCGGCGCGCATCAAGGAAAAGCTTCCGTCCCGGGCCAAGGCCGCCGCTGCTGCTGCCGTCTAA